The window ATTAAGAGGGATGTATTCACCAAATTGCTTTACCACATCAATTACTTTCATTCCAGGCTTTGCCTCGATACCACCTTGAGTGTAGTAACCCATTTTTACGGTTTCACCTACCACAACTTTGCCAGTATCTGGCTCTAATCCACCAGTAACCATGTTTAAGAAAGTGGACTTTCCCGTACCGTTTTTACCGATAATTCCTAGTCGTTCACCTCTTAAGAAATTATAGGAGAAATCACTGATCAAATGCTTGTCTCCAAAGGATTTACTTATTTTATGCAGCTCAACGACTTTGGTGCCTAGTCGCTCCATGTTGATCTCTAGTTCTACCTGATGATCTTTACGGCGGTTGTGTGCCGCTTCTTTAATCGCATAGAAGTCGTCGATACGTGATTTTGATTTGGTACGTCGCGCTTTTGGCTGGCGTCGCATCCAGGTCAATTCCTTTTTATAAAGTTGTTGTGCTTTTTCTTGATTAGTTTGTTCTATCTCCATACGTTCTTGTTTTTTCTCGACGTAATAGGAGTAATTACCTTTATAAGTGTAAAGTTGACCTTGATCTAATTCTATGATTTCGTTACAAACACGATCGAGGAAATAACGGTCGTGCGTTACCATGAGAATGGTGTAGTCTTCTTGTTTAAAATACGCTTCTAGCCACTCGATCATTTCTAGGTCTAAATGGTTAGTAGGCTCATCCATAATTAGCAATTGAGGATCAGAAAGAAGTGCCATCGCCATTGCGATACGTTTCTTTTGTCCACCACTTAGTTTTCCTACTTTTTGAGATAGGTCGTCCAGTTTAAGCTTGGATAAAATCTGGCGGTATTTAGTTTCAAAATCCCATGCATTTGCGGCATCCATGGCGTCAAGTGCTTTTTGCATCATTTCTGCATCGTCTGGATTTGCCATCGAGTGCTCATAGTCTGCAATGATTTTCATGGTAGGTACATCACTATCCAGAATCACCTCTTCAATAGTCATTTCTGGATTAAGGTTAGGTTCTTGAGATAAGAATGCCATTCTAAGATCGGTACGATAAGCGACATTACCGCTATCTGGTTCTTCTTGTTTTGTGATTATATTGAGCAGTGACGATTTACCGTAACCGTTTTTTGCTACAAAACCTATTTTCTGTCCTTGATTGATACCTATGGATAAGTCTTTGAAAAGCACTTTATCTGCAAAGGCTCTGGTTACGTTTTCTACGGTTATGTAATTCATTGTTGCACTGCTTAATTAGAGTTTGCAATATTACGGCGTTAAGCTGTTAGATTAGTATGGTCATCCCAGAAAATTTGGTATTTCATAAGCTGTTTGTAATCAAATAACTTTTCCCAAATTTATCTGGGATCTCTTGGTTCACTCTCTTGGCTCTGATTAATTCCGCTTTCGCGAAAGCGAGATTAATATAAAAATATCGATGGAAAACAAGAGTCTAGCTAGTAGCTATCTTTTCTAGGTTGATTACATTTGTTTTCTCAATAGAAAATTATGGTTCATCAAGATTTATTGTATCACAGTATCAATGCAGCGATTGCGGCAGGTGATGCGATCTTAGAAGTCTATCGTCAAGACGAGATAGAAACACAGTCCAAAGCTGATGAATCACCACTCACCAAGGCAGATCTTGCTTCTAATGCTATTTTAATAGAACAGCTGGAGCTCACTGGCATTCCTATTATCAGTGAAGAAATTAAAAATGTTCCTTTTAAAAAGCGTAAGAATTGGGACGAGTGCTGGATCATCGATCCGTTAGATGGCACTAAGGAATTTATCAATAAGAATGGCGAGTTTACGGTTAATATTGCTTTGTTAAGTGACGGGAAATTGCAACTAGGTATTATTTACGTTCCTGTAACTGGAGTCTTATATTTTACAGCTGGCGATATGAAAGCTGCTTATAGGTATACTCATAAAGACCAACTTCCAGAATTAGAAGAACTGATGACTGCTGCTCAAAAATTACAACCTCAAAAAAGTGAAGAGGTGCTCAAAGTAGTAGGAAGTAAATCGCATATGAATGAAGAAACGGTTGCTTTTATTGAAAGCTTAAAAAAGGAAACAGATCGATCTATTGAGGTAGAGAGTATAGGTAGTTCCTTAAAATTTTGTCTAGTAGCATCAGGTATTTGCGAAATTTACCCACGTTTTGGACCTACTATGGAGTGGGACACCGCTGCTGGACAAGCTATTTGTGAAGCTGCTGGACTTCAGGTAGTAGATGCAACGAGTCACTTACCTTTGCAGTATAATAAAGAAGATTTGTATAATCCGCATTTTATAGTGAAGTAATATGGAAGTTTCTAAGAAAAGGCATATTGCCAAAACCATTACCTGGCGCATTATCGCTAGTGTGACCACTTTTATCCTGGCTTATGTTTTCTTTAAAGAAGATCCAGAAGCAGTTTCTAAAGCAACTGGTGTAGCCGTTGCCGAGTCTGTTATTAAAATGTTGCTGTATTATTTCCATGAGCGTTTCTGGTATAAAAGTAATTTTGGATTAAAAGGACGAAAATCAGATCATGGAGAATAATATTTTTGCCTACGATTATGAGGAAGTAAAAGAATTGCGTAGTTCTGTAAAAGGGCATCGACCTATAGTAGTTTGGCTTACAGGTCTCTCTGGATCAGGTAAATCTACTATTGCCAAGGCACTGGAAATACAGTTGATCAAAGATGGTTTTCATACGTCTACTTTAGATGGTGATAATTTAAGAACTGGATTAAATAGTGGTTTAGGCTTTAGTAAAGAAGATCGAGAAGAAAATTTAAGAAGAGTCGCTGAGGTCGCAAAACTCATGACTGATGCTGGTCTAATAGTAATTGCCGCATTTGTATCGCCTTTAAAAGCGAATAGAGATTTAGTGAAGAAAACCGTAGGAGCAAGTCGATTTATCGAGGTTTTTATTGACACGCCGCTAGAAATATGTGAAGAGCGTGATGTAAAAGGATTGTACCAGCTTGCTAGAAAAGGAAAAATTAAAGATTTTACTGGGATTAATGCTCCGTATGAAAAACCAGAAAGTCCAGATGTTCATATAGAAACTAGTATTTTTACAGTTGAAAAATCCGTAGCGATATTATCCAAAGAAATACGTTCAAAAATTAAGTAATGAATAAGTT is drawn from Nonlabens dokdonensis DSW-6 and contains these coding sequences:
- the cysQ gene encoding 3'(2'),5'-bisphosphate nucleotidase CysQ; this translates as MVHQDLLYHSINAAIAAGDAILEVYRQDEIETQSKADESPLTKADLASNAILIEQLELTGIPIISEEIKNVPFKKRKNWDECWIIDPLDGTKEFINKNGEFTVNIALLSDGKLQLGIIYVPVTGVLYFTAGDMKAAYRYTHKDQLPELEELMTAAQKLQPQKSEEVLKVVGSKSHMNEETVAFIESLKKETDRSIEVESIGSSLKFCLVASGICEIYPRFGPTMEWDTAAGQAICEAAGLQVVDATSHLPLQYNKEDLYNPHFIVK
- the cysC gene encoding adenylyl-sulfate kinase gives rise to the protein MENNIFAYDYEEVKELRSSVKGHRPIVVWLTGLSGSGKSTIAKALEIQLIKDGFHTSTLDGDNLRTGLNSGLGFSKEDREENLRRVAEVAKLMTDAGLIVIAAFVSPLKANRDLVKKTVGASRFIEVFIDTPLEICEERDVKGLYQLARKGKIKDFTGINAPYEKPESPDVHIETSIFTVEKSVAILSKEIRSKIK
- a CDS encoding DUF2061 domain-containing protein, encoding MEVSKKRHIAKTITWRIIASVTTFILAYVFFKEDPEAVSKATGVAVAESVIKMLLYYFHERFWYKSNFGLKGRKSDHGE
- a CDS encoding ABC-F family ATP-binding cassette domain-containing protein; translation: MNYITVENVTRAFADKVLFKDLSIGINQGQKIGFVAKNGYGKSSLLNIITKQEEPDSGNVAYRTDLRMAFLSQEPNLNPEMTIEEVILDSDVPTMKIIADYEHSMANPDDAEMMQKALDAMDAANAWDFETKYRQILSKLKLDDLSQKVGKLSGGQKKRIAMAMALLSDPQLLIMDEPTNHLDLEMIEWLEAYFKQEDYTILMVTHDRYFLDRVCNEIIELDQGQLYTYKGNYSYYVEKKQERMEIEQTNQEKAQQLYKKELTWMRRQPKARRTKSKSRIDDFYAIKEAAHNRRKDHQVELEINMERLGTKVVELHKISKSFGDKHLISDFSYNFLRGERLGIIGKNGTGKSTFLNMVTGGLEPDTGKVVVGETVKMGYYTQGGIEAKPGMKVIDVVKQFGEYIPLNKGKIISASQLLERFLFDNKKKHDFVEKLSGGEKKRLYLCTVLIQNPNFLILDEPTNDLDIPTLNVLENFLMDFPGCIIVVSHDRYFMDKIVDHLFVFNQSGNITDFPGNYSDFRAYVGNTDMALDKEAEEAKPAPVKKEVVKTVTPTSGPTREQQKMLSRMENKIKQLEETKKKLQDSFLDPEIHPDQMTENSIQLEKTKSQLEDLEMEWLELSEQIAAN